From Microcebus murinus isolate Inina chromosome 13, M.murinus_Inina_mat1.0, whole genome shotgun sequence, the proteins below share one genomic window:
- the ESD gene encoding S-formylglutathione hydrolase — MALKQISSNKCFGGLQKVFEHDSVELNCKMKFAVYLPPKAETGKCPALYWLSGLTCTEQNFISKSGYQQAASEHGLVVIAPDTSPRGCNIKGEDDSWDFGTGAGFYVDATEDLWKTNYRMYSYVTEELPQLINANFPVDPQRMSIFGHSMGGHGALICALKNPGKYKSVSAFAPICNPVLCPWGKKAFGGYLGTDQSKWKAYDATHLVKSYQGSQLDILIDQGKDDQFLSDGQLLPDNFIAACTEKKIPVVFRLQEGYDHSYYFIATFITDHIRHHAKYLNA, encoded by the exons ATGGCATTGAAACAGATTTCCAGCAACAAGTGCTTTGGGGGATTGCAGAAAGTTTTTGAACATGACAG TGTTGAACTGAACTGCAAAATGAAATTTGCTGTCTACTTACCACCAAAGGCAGAAACTGGAAAGTGCCCTGCACTATATTGGCTGTCTG GTTTAACGTGCACAGAGcaaaattttatatcaaaatctGGTTATCAACAAGCTGCCTCAGAACATGGCCTTGTCGTCATTGCTCCAGATACCAGTCCTC GTGGCTGCAATATTAAAGGAGAAGATGACAGCTGGGACTTTGGTACCGGGGCTGGGTTTTATGTGGATGCCACTGAAGATCTTTGGAAAACTAACTACAGAATGTACTCTTACGTAACAGAGGAg ctcCCCCAACTCATAAATGCCAATTTTCCAGTGGACCCCCAAAGGATGTCTATTTTTGGCCACTCCATGGGAGGCCATGGAGCTCTGATTTGTGCTTTGAAAAATCCTGGAAAATACAAA TCTGTGTCAGCATTTGCTCCAATTTGCAACCCAGTCCTCTGTCCTTGGGGCAAAAAAGCCTTTGGTGGATATTTGGGAACAGATCAAAGTAAATGGAAG GCTTATGATGCTACCCATCTTGTGAAGTCCTATCAAGGTTCTCAGCTAGACATACTAATTGATCAAGGAAAAGATGACCAGTTTCTTTCAGATGGACAATTACTCCCTGATAACTTCATAGCTGcctgcacagaaaagaaaatccccGTTGTTTTTAGATTGCAAGAG GGTTATGATCATAGCTACTACTTCATTGCAACCTTTATTACTGATCACATCAGACATCATGCAAAATACCTGAATGCATGA